A window of Primulina tabacum isolate GXHZ01 chromosome 4, ASM2559414v2, whole genome shotgun sequence contains these coding sequences:
- the LOC142541895 gene encoding uncharacterized protein LOC142541895 → MASFNKIPIFSKEDYDDWKIRMQAHLAALDDDMWYVITNGPMRILKVNTAEIITEGAPQMDKNMFAKIKTCTTAKEIWEKLTQLCEVNDQTKENKLTVGIQKFDNAKMKLGETLAEFDERFSSIIIELTSLGKNIPTEKLL, encoded by the exons ATGgcttctttcaataaaattccaattttctctaaagaagattatgaCGATTGGAAAATTCGCATGCAGGCACATTTAGCAGCCctagatgatgatatgtggtatgtcatcactaaCGGGCCAATGAGAATTCTGAAGGTGAATACAGCTGAAATAATAACTGAAGGTGCTCCTCAGATG GACAAGAATATGTTCGCCAAGATCAAGACTTGCACTACTGCGAAggaaatatgggaaaaacttaCTCAACTATGCGAAGTCAATGATCAGACTAAGGAAAACAAGTTGACTGTGGGTATCCAGAAGTTTGACAACGCAAAGATGAAGCTAGGAGAAACTCTTGCAGAATTTGACGAACGATTCAGCAGTATCATCATCGAACTCACCTCACTCGGAAAGAATATTCCAACAGAGAAATTGCTTTAA